A genomic stretch from Camelus ferus isolate YT-003-E chromosome 17, BCGSAC_Cfer_1.0, whole genome shotgun sequence includes:
- the SPATA12 gene encoding LOW QUALITY PROTEIN: spermatogenesis-associated protein 12 (The sequence of the model RefSeq protein was modified relative to this genomic sequence to represent the inferred CDS: inserted 2 bases in 2 codons) yields the protein MYSSAPTCXSTLEKSGDXWEIKAMTFSSLVVPCEDVAAELSSTRHSHSNQLAFIEGCYVSSFSTVHFNACTHTQKHTLL from the exons ATGTATAGCTCTGCCCCAACTT AATCCACCTTGGAAAAGTCAGGAG CCTGGGAAATAAAGGCAATGACTTTCTCCAGCCTTGTTGTTCCATG TGAAGATGTTGCTGCAGAGCTCAGTAGCACACGGCACAGCCATTCAAATCAACTGGCATTTATTGAGGGCTGCTATGTCAGCTCCTTTTCCACAGTACACTTcaatgcatgcacacacacacagaaacacacactgCTATAA